In Rhinopithecus roxellana isolate Shanxi Qingling chromosome 16, ASM756505v1, whole genome shotgun sequence, a single genomic region encodes these proteins:
- the LOC104670790 gene encoding dihydrofolate reductase-like, with translation MSRLGGAPAAVMVRSLNCIVAVSQNMGISKNGDLPWPPLRNEFRYFQRMTTTSSVEGKQNLVIMSKKTWFSISEKNRPLKGRINLVLSRELKEPPQGAHFLARSLDDALTLTEQPELAYKVDMIWIVGGSSVYKIHRCSL, from the exons ATGAGCAGGCTCGGAGGTGCTCCAGCTGCTGTCATGGTTCGTTCGCTAAACTGCATCGTCGCTGTGTCCCAGAACATGGGCATCAGCAAGAACGGGGACCTGCCCTGGCCGCCGCTCAGGAATGAATTCAGATATTTCCAGAGAATGACCACAACCTCTTCAGTAGAAGGTAAACAGAATCTGGTGATTATGAGTAAGAAGACTTGGTTCTCCATTTCTGAGAAGAATCGACCTTTAAAGGGTAGAATTAATTTAGTTCTCAGCAGAGAACTCAAGGAACCTCCACAAGGAGCTCATTTTCTTGCCAGAAGTCTGGATGATGCCTTAACACTTACTGAACAACCAGAATTAGCATATAAAGTAGACATGATTTGGATAGTTGGTGGCAGTTCTGTTTATAA AATACACAGGTGTTCTCTCTGA